CGttaataaatgttttatatgtattattttttaaattacagTGTCACAGTCTAACAATATTGTTTTATCTCAACAGGTTGTTGCCCTCCATCACCTTCTGTATCAATGAGCGCTGCAGACTTTGTTGCCGCTATGGATTACATGGACAGCATGAACTCCAGCGATCTGAACATCAGCTGCTCCTCTGCAGACTGCATCACCCTGGAGTCAGTGTCGTGCCCCAATACATTGAACAGGACTGCTCTGTTATACACCCTGGCCATCGTCCATATATTTATCTTTGTTATAGGACTTTTGgccaattctgtagtgatttGGCTCAATCTTCAGTCTAAGACCACTGGTTATGAAACTCACTTGTACATCTTCAATTTGGCCGTGGCTGACCTCTGTGTACTTTTGACCCTGCCTGTATGGATTGTTTCATTAGTCCAGCATAACCAATGGCCGATGGGTGAGATGACCTGCAAAGTGACCCACCTGATCTTCTCCATCAATCTGTACAGCAGCATTTTCTTTCTGGCTTGCATGAGCGTTGACCGCTATTTGTCTGTGTCTCTACGTGGAACCATTAGTAAACACAGGAGACAGATTATACGCCGGCTGGTTTGTGTACTTGTCTGGCTAGTTGCCTTTGCTGTCTCACTTCCAGACACATATTATTTGAAAACAGTGTCTTCTCACGTTACTAATGAGACTTTCTGTCGCTCCATGTACCCCGAAGATACATTCAAAGAGTGGCTACTGGGGATGGAAATCCTGAACATTTTACTGGGCTTCATCATCCCATTTGCAATCATTGCAATCTTCTATTGCCTCTTGGCTTGGACTCTGTCACCTTCTTCATTatcttcttcatcatcatcatcatcatcctctatGGATCAAGAGAGAAGAATCAGTGGAAGGCTCATTGTTTCTTACGTAGTAGTCTTTATGGTGTGTTGGTTACCTTACCACATTATGGTGCTATTGGATGTCTTTTATTTCCTGCACTTGTTGCCCTTCAGCTGCCTACTAGACAATTTCTTATACGCCGGCCTTAATATCACCCAGTGCTATTCACTCCTTCACTGCTGCATCAACCCAGTCTTGTACAGTCTTATTCACCGGAACTACCGTTACGAGATCATGAAGGCCTTCATATTCCGCTACTCATCGAAAACCGGTCTTACCAAGCTGATCGACTCCTCGAAGGTTTCCGAAGCAGAATATTCAGCTGTGGAGCAAACTCCTAAGTGAGGCCTAGAAAAGACGGAGCTGGCTGCCTCCATCACTCACCAGTATAGACTGAGTATCTGGGACCAAAAACTCATTGACATTCCTGCCGGTGCTGGCAGATGAGAGAAGAGTCTTCAGGCCACAAGTACAGCTTAATTAATAAAGCTGGCAGATCACCAAGATACATTTCCATCACCGAGAGAGCACAAGCAAACTAAGACTGTGCAGCAATAATAGCTGCGACCAGGGATTTCCTCGCTTGTCTCCAAACATCTGTCGCTGAACTGTACTCTGAATAGAGTTATAAATGGCACTAAGGAGCACGGACATTTGGTCCTATCTCACCGAATTTTCTATTAGAAAGGGCACTGCATGTTTATCACTTAATGGCCATAAAATGGTATACCCTgttaccccctcccctcctatgTCTACAAGACGCAGCACTcccgtaaaaataagactttcagCCAAATATTTCCTAACTGGCAACTCACCAGCAAATGAGGTCATAAATACCCACGGGGTAAACCCAACCTATGAATATCATGTCAGCCACTGCctttgtatatatgtaatataaaacaTCTTTGTAaagcacatatataaatatatatatttttctatagCTTATTGTATTTAAAAGCCATTTTACTTGGCGGTCCTTTGTATTTGAAATTCAAATagacctttatatatatatatccatatatgtaTTATCTATATTTTCGAAGTGTTATGATAATTGCCAATGgtgattgttgttttttttatatctccCTTTGGTGGTTTTCACAAATACACAAAAAGCTCTTTTAACCATTAAAGCTTTGTACAAACAGTAGCCATTGTGTCTGTGTGAATTTTGCTGTGAAAAGTGTCTTGTGAGAGTATTAAATAGAAGTAGCCTCAGCGGGACAACTTGTTCTGCTAGCCAATGGGCAATGGTTCAAATGGAGCCTGTAGTGGAAAAGACAAATGAGATCCCTTATAGAGAATGGTTAGGAAGGAGATGCCCAGAGAGGAGATAAAAGGAACGtactgaggagatggaggaggattGAGAACCGAACATAAATCCAAGGCCTAATGAGAGAAAACAAGGCATGCCCTCCTTATTGTGCCCAGGACAAGGAATTTATCTAATGCAAAGAAATCACCTTTAGTAAATAACACAGACCCTGGCTCATTGGATTTACTAGACTTGTCAGgctgggattctatcattggctggACTTTACAGCCTTGGCATCATGCAGGAATCTATAGCACCTATATACCTCAATGCTAGCACAATTCAGACAACAAGGTTATGTCGACCACAAGATGGCATTTTATAACACTGTATTGTAGCATATATACCATATCTGGACAAATATATTTTTCATCTAGCTCCCatcttaaataggacctttcacctccttgggcgcatgtggttttatataccactagaaagccaatcgcctttcacgttctgtgcacccggtgaagagctatcggtgcaatACAGCAGTGCAGTACAGGTAAtaagcgctactgtgaggaagggtgtccctgattgactgtcaggaacgcccttctgacagtgaagagctacggtaccagcaccgatagctcttcacctggggcacagaacgtgaaagccaacagagcgctgaattctatcagctttctaatggtatataaaaccgcatgtgccccaggaggtggcaggtcctctttaaagtggtattccagcAGATAAAATGTATTACATTAGATGAATGTACTCCAAACCTGATGACTGAGGCATAACCGACCAACCAACCATCACAAATTGGTGGGGCCTTCCTACTGTCTCTTGGTGGCAGATGTTGGGGGGCTTCACAAGACTGTTTTTTGAGTGTTTTCTGCTCTGTCTGTTCTGATTATTTTACAGCAAGTCCTATTCAGATTTGTTTTCACAGATTTGAGCCAATCGAAATCAATGGAACAATGAAAAAACAGATGACATTTGAATGCCCCCCCCATACCTTTCTACAAACTCCCGTTCACTTCAGTGGTGCTGTTGGGACTGGTGCGTTATGTTTTACAATTGAGGGGAGTCAGAATCACACTGATCTAACATTTACCAGCTGCCTAGTGAATCAGTGATGTTATATAATGGATTACCAGACCCTTTCTTTTGCAAATCTGGTCTTGAATACATAGCAAATGCTAAATTTGTATGTGATACATTTTGCAGCTGATTTTACTACGCCATACTATGACAATGGCAAAGATTTGTAAAGCGCATTTCTTAGCAAGGAAATTGTAGGGAGTGTTATGAAGTAAGGCAGCTATAGAGGTGCTCATCCCCAAGACCCaaaagggtcagttgttttacagGGAACCAATTTACCCTTTAGTATATTTTCGGCATGTGGAAGGAAGCCGTATACCCCAAGGAAACCTATGCAGACAtggggacaacatacaaactttATTTAGATGTTGCCTTTACTTGGATTTGAACCCGGGATCCCAACGCTACAAGGTAACGCTGCACTACATATTATAACATTGATCTGAATACCAACTTTGACTTTATACTGTATACCCATTATTTGCTATATGACCCTGTATTAGCCCTACTGGGATTATACTTAATCATATGTAACAACTATGAAAAGAAAAAATCCTGCAGGGTTTATCGGAGAGTGACAGAGAGGAGACAAGAATGTGTGACAGCAGTGACTCTatgtatacacataatacatataCACAAGTTCACACTAAGCCCTGAGAAAACAGAACTTGCCTGTAATGTCTGGTTTCCTTGTGACCTTAGAGCACCTTGCTCATTACTGGACTTGTTGGAACAAGGCCCCTTACTCAGTCCTACATAACTACCCCCTACCTCTAATGAATTCCAGACGAGCAGAGGGAGACAGAGAGGGTGGGGGATCAAACACCTCACCCCAAGGCGATGAGCACTGGGTCCTGTAGGGTGACATCCATAGAGATCTTGACAGGCATGTTGATTGGGCAAGTGACAAAGTCATGTACTGAGAGTGACACATGTGTTCTCCAAAATAATGGAAGCCAAAGCTCCAAAGGCACTGAAGAAAAGCCCATTGTGATGCTAATATCTGTTAACATAGTAAGAGACAATGGCAATAAATAATGAACAATTAGATGCATATAATAAGAGCCTCAGGAGGTGTCTGATACACTTTATGTAAATATTACACATCCTCAATGGAATACTAGTCATATCCATACAAGTACTGAATAACTACCTAATAGGATAAACCTACAAGTGCGAAACAAAGGAATGGCTTTAATAACATTTCCTTTCATGTCCATTTTTCTCAACAAGGCCATTTACAAACAATGAGAGTCAATGAgtctattcacatgacagttttATCTTTGTGATGGAACGGTCAATACAAAATAAGAGGTGTTATAGCTTGAGCTCTTTTGAAGACCCTCCTTGCAGTCAATGGGTCAGTTCttacagctagggttgagccaatcttgagatatcatgatcgtttttaaaattattattattattattattgtttatttatatagcaccattaattccatggtgctttacatttgggggttacatacaattcacaaaatatacaggtacatatcatactaatagtgatcggctggcacagtggggtagagggccctgcccgcgagggcttacaatctatgagggaagtgggtagagacagaaggagagggggagactgtgcagatggcagtgcggtgatagtgttattggaggttgtaggccttcctgaataggtgagtcttcagggccttcttgaatcctgtgattgtgggggtcagtcttatgtgtcgtggtaaggagttccagagtatgggggatgcacgggagaaatcttggagacggttgtgtgaggagcggatgagggcagagcggagtaggaggtcgttggaggatctgaggttacgtgtgggcaggtagcgggagattaggtcagagatatatggaggggacaggttgtggatggctttgtatgttagcgttagtagcttgaactcaattcgctgggctatgggtaaccagtggagggactggcagaggggagcagccgatgaagatcggggggtgaggtggattaagcgagcagcacagtttaaggtggactggaggagggcgagggtgtttgccgggagtccatgcagaagggtgttgcagtagtctaagcgggagattatgagggcctggacgagcatcttggtagtttctggggtgaggaaggagcggattcggtggatgttcttgagctggaggcggcaggaggtgttgagggcttgaatatgtggtttgaaggataagtcggagtccagggttaccccaaggcatcgggcctgtgggataggggtaagtggggttccattaactttgatagatgggtcaggtggaggggccatacaggatgggctgaagatgataaactctgttttctccatgttgagtttgagaaagcgggaggagaggaaggaggctacggctgctaaacagtctggaactctggccaacagggaggtaatgtctggtccagagatatatatttgggtgtcgtcggcatagcaatggtactgaaagccatgagattctatgagttggcccaggccaagggtgtagatggagaacaggaggggtcctaggacggagccctgggggacacctacagatagagggcgtggtgaggaggtggtgtgcgagtgggagatgctgaatgtgcggtcagagaggtatgaggagatccaggaatgggccaggtctgagataccaagggatgagagaatttctgacaggagggagtggtcaactgtgtcaaaggcagaggagaggtcgaggaggaggaggacagagtaatggcgcttggctttggcggttagcaggtcgttagtgacttttgttagggcagtttcagtggagtgccggggtctgaagcctgactgaagtctgtcaaagagcaggttggacgagagataggaggagagttctgagtggacgtgttgttcgagaagttttgaggcatacggaagcagtgagatgggacgatagttggcaggagaggacgggtcgagggacggtttcttaagtataggagtgacagtggcatgtttgaaggctgaggggaaggatccattggttagggatagattgaagagatggattagggcttgagtgataacttcagtgagcttggggatgagatgtgattgaatcgggtcgagcgcacaggaggtgaggtgggatttggagattagggaggagagtttttcatcagtgatggaggagaaacaggtcagggatggggagcagcgagtagttgggtggatggattgtcgggggagtagggtgaggctgtctctgatggtgtcaattttagttttaaagtaggaggcgaagtcgtcagctgagataagtgatgtcggaggaggggcgggaggacggaggagggagttgaaggtggagaatagctgtttggggttgcgagagagtgcggatatgagtgtggtgaagtaaacctgcttggcggcggtgagtgcgttcttaaatgagagaactgcttctttgtacctgaggaagtcctcctgggagtggcttttcttccagaggcgctctgcaacccgcgaggcacgtctcagttttttagtctggtcagtgtgccagggttgtctattggttggtcgggctctggagtttgtgtagggggctacagaatcaagggctgaggtaatggtggtattgtagaaggcagcagcggcatctgtgtcctggattgaggatatgtcagcaagtggtaggagagagtctgagagggtgcaggtgtcaaggcggttgaggttcctgcgggggcatggtggtttagagagtggggggtccgttggagaagagagggcagagaacgttcgcaggttgtggtcagagagcgtggatggagagttagagaggttgcatatggagcagaggcgggtgaatattacgtctagtgtgcccccctttgtgtgggtggcagaagaggaccagagggagagaccaaaggaggtggtgagggacaagagactggaggcggaagggtggtctgtgttaatggggatgttgaaatcccccatgatgatggtgggggtgtctgtagataggaagtgtgtgagccaggtggtgaagtggtcgataaaggcagcggtaggtcctggcggtcggtatatgacggccagtcggaggttggcgggtgagtagatacgaacagaatgcacttcaaaggagggggggctaagggcaggtagcgcctggataggggcaaatgaacacttgtctgacaggaggacgcctaaAATCCTattcccgatcattttccatccgatcctgatcccaattccaatcctaatgcaagtcaacgggattttaaaaatgattctattcactacacagcgtggagtccaaaaattgaaggtttcaatttttggactccacgctgtatagtgattaaaaaatctgccggctactTAGGCCCCCATGCTgtccagttacctgcacagaactgctgccgcatcccggagctccgggccattgttctctgtcctctcctctcattcagacgctggcagagcgccgtgcacgcccccatctccctaggctagtgttactgatgctgggagaaatCGGGGCTTGttgtgcctactcccagcatcagtaacactagcctagggaggcgggggcgtgcacggcgctgaatgagagaggagaggacagagaacaatggcccggagcttcggggagcagcagcagttctgtgcaggtaactagggttgagagatcgggatcataattccgttcccgatcttttttaggcgagaTCAGAACccaatcgcaatcatgaaatttactcaattgccaatcagaatccgatcttttccgatcccgatctctcaaccctacttACGACACTTCAGCTCTCTCGTAATAGCCTGAAAAATTTATCTGCATCTTTGGCTGTCAAAAAATGTATCAGAGgattgggttaaaaaaaataagcaaggaattttttttaaccTCCGTTAAAAATGGATGCAGAATGGATGATACTCAGGCACCAAGAAATACAGGTAAGAGATGCAAAACCGTGGACcattttattcttatttatttttcacctcAGTTTTGTACAATGGTTGTGTGGTATACAGTAGCCCTGCAATCCAGGTCAGATACTTTATTTGTAGTATCATGCTCATAATACATTTCCAAATTTCATATCAACCCAGGTTTGCCTTGCAGACTACAGGTTTTAATAAACTGTAGGCTAAAAATTGTTATATAGCAACCATAAATGGGTTTTGTCATCTTAGACATATCACAAATCCACAGGATTACTCATAAACATCCCATAGATGAACCTCTCTCCAAAACGGGGATCCCCTATCTCTTATCCTATCTAGATGGGGCGACCATGGCTCTTCCTATATAGGCAGATTGCATTACAGAAAACCCCTAACCACCTACGGAGAGGTATCGACTTTGCTACCAGAGGATCCACAGAATAGTCATGGATTGGAAGCAGTATGGCTAATACAGTAGTAGCATAGTACAGAGTCAAGGGTCATCACCAAGAGCACAGGGGGTTAGGAGAATGTAGTCAGGAGCAAGAGCTAAgggttagactaggttcacatagaggaatttggagaggaatttgaggcaacaagattgagcaggacactgaaaaaacagAAGTGTCCTTCACTGCCAGCCATTGCATACAATTGTTAGAGATTATTTTAAGGCCGATTCCTCTGGAGTCAAGAGTGGGATAAGCAGGTACCAGGGCAAGAGATAGGACATATCCAGAAACAAGGTCAGGATCAGTGTCAATCAGGAGACAAAACCAGGAACACAAGGAATGAAATCCAGGCAATGCATAGAAGGATGATTTTCTTTTAACTAGGATATGTCATCTATTGGCACTATTTGCCTTAGATGCCTAATGGCGAGAGAGCTGCAGTCAGACTCAGCAGGGCAGTGGCAGGAGACAAAATCAGAAGAGAAGTTGCCCAATAATTGGATGTGGATGTAAGGGAAttactagttgtgcaattccctagagcTGCTGCTGGAACCAGGGAGTAAAGGAaacacagagacagtgagtcttaaataagacctttcaccgatttgggcacaggcagttctatacactgctgaaaagctgacagtgcgctgaattcagcgcagtcggctttccagatctgtgccccaggtaaagagctatcggtccccgtagctctttacagtcagaagggtgttcctgacagtcagtcaggtacgtccttctccacagcagcgcctatcgcgctgtacagtgtgagcggggaggaacaccccatcCCTCTGCTCAGAGTGCTtgcccatagatgagtattatcaggaggggaggggggagttcctccccactcacactgtacagcgcgatagtcgctgctgtggagaaggacgtatctgattgatgcccttctgactgtaaagagctgcggtaccgggaccgatagctctttacccggggcacagatcaggaaagccgacagtgcgctgaatgcgctgtaatgacagggacaacttggtgacagtccct
This region of Leptodactylus fuscus isolate aLepFus1 chromosome 8, aLepFus1.hap2, whole genome shotgun sequence genomic DNA includes:
- the ACKR3 gene encoding atypical chemokine receptor 3 codes for the protein MSAADFVAAMDYMDSMNSSDLNISCSSADCITLESVSCPNTLNRTALLYTLAIVHIFIFVIGLLANSVVIWLNLQSKTTGYETHLYIFNLAVADLCVLLTLPVWIVSLVQHNQWPMGEMTCKVTHLIFSINLYSSIFFLACMSVDRYLSVSLRGTISKHRRQIIRRLVCVLVWLVAFAVSLPDTYYLKTVSSHVTNETFCRSMYPEDTFKEWLLGMEILNILLGFIIPFAIIAIFYCLLAWTLSPSSLSSSSSSSSSSMDQERRISGRLIVSYVVVFMVCWLPYHIMVLLDVFYFLHLLPFSCLLDNFLYAGLNITQCYSLLHCCINPVLYSLIHRNYRYEIMKAFIFRYSSKTGLTKLIDSSKVSEAEYSAVEQTPK